The Leadbettera azotonutricia ZAS-9 genome has a window encoding:
- a CDS encoding ArsR/SmtB family transcription factor, translating to MKNRINLDLDQGEKAAKVFRALSSPVRLQMIKAIVEKPGMNISELAERFTLPVSSAALNVRVLEEAGLILIQEKPGLRGAQKTCAILVEDIYIDIFHRKRVEKQAREIMYNMPLGYYFDCSITKPCGIAGKKSYIGIEDSENAFYSPERIHAQLVWFSSGYLEYRFPNHSIKSEVIQSIIFSFEACSETAGYNNEWPSDITIWINHNEVFTFRSAGDYGDKRGIYNPGWWPDESTQYGELHHLEISPQGCFGDGRKTSDLGLESLDISKGEYISFKIGIKEDAECRGGINIFGEHFGNYRQDISMVARLEH from the coding sequence TTGAAGAACCGCATCAATCTGGATCTTGACCAGGGTGAAAAAGCAGCAAAGGTATTCAGGGCTCTCTCTTCTCCTGTAAGGCTGCAGATGATAAAGGCAATCGTTGAAAAGCCGGGAATGAACATCAGCGAATTGGCTGAAAGATTCACCCTGCCTGTTTCATCTGCAGCCCTCAATGTCCGGGTACTTGAAGAAGCAGGCCTCATACTGATTCAGGAAAAACCCGGGCTCAGGGGGGCGCAGAAAACCTGCGCCATTCTGGTTGAAGACATTTACATTGATATATTTCACCGCAAGCGTGTAGAAAAGCAAGCCAGGGAAATTATGTACAACATGCCCCTGGGTTACTATTTTGACTGCTCCATTACCAAGCCCTGCGGTATTGCAGGCAAAAAATCTTACATTGGCATAGAGGATTCTGAAAATGCCTTTTACAGCCCCGAGCGCATTCACGCCCAGTTGGTCTGGTTCAGCTCCGGGTATCTGGAATACCGCTTCCCCAATCATTCGATTAAATCCGAAGTTATTCAATCCATCATTTTCAGTTTCGAAGCATGCTCCGAAACAGCAGGCTATAACAACGAATGGCCCAGTGATATAACCATCTGGATAAATCACAACGAGGTGTTCACCTTCCGCAGCGCCGGCGATTATGGGGACAAACGGGGCATATACAACCCCGGCTGGTGGCCTGATGAATCAACCCAATACGGCGAACTCCACCACCTTGAAATAAGCCCCCAGGGCTGCTTCGGGGATGGCAGGAAAACATCCGATCTCGGCCTGGAATCCCTGGATATTTCAAAGGGCGAATACATATCCTTCAAAATAGGCATCAAGGAAGATGCGGAATGCCGCGGGGGCATCAATATTTTTGGCGAACACTTTGGCAACTACAGGCAGGATATTTCCATGGTTGCGAGGCTTGAACACTAA
- a CDS encoding ABC transporter ATP-binding protein: MIRLENLKVVFAQGTPDENTALKNINLKINSGEFITIIGSNGAGKTTLLNAVSGTLIPTDGKVLIRDVSPEGIEYAERDITREAEHKRAMYMGRIFQNPLLGTAGKMSLEDNMIICHKKGYKGLKISLNKNMRELFRERLRELDMGLENRLGDNVELFSGGQRQALTLLMTVMSKPSLLLLDEHTAALDPRNAEIVMNLTRRFASEYKLTVIMITHNMAQALEYGNRLLMMDSGEIILDLGEAEKSKLTTADIVQRFRDIKKQELSNDELLLSDA, from the coding sequence ATGATCAGGCTCGAAAATCTCAAGGTGGTGTTTGCCCAGGGTACTCCCGATGAAAACACTGCCTTAAAAAATATCAACCTTAAAATCAATTCCGGCGAATTTATTACGATTATTGGCTCCAACGGGGCGGGTAAGACCACCCTCCTCAATGCCGTGTCGGGGACCCTTATCCCCACGGATGGCAAGGTCCTGATTCGTGATGTTTCCCCGGAAGGCATAGAATATGCCGAGCGGGACATTACCCGGGAAGCCGAGCATAAGCGGGCCATGTATATGGGGCGGATTTTTCAGAACCCCCTTCTGGGTACCGCAGGAAAAATGTCTCTCGAAGACAATATGATCATTTGCCACAAAAAGGGTTATAAGGGCCTTAAAATAAGCCTCAATAAAAACATGAGGGAACTTTTCCGCGAGCGCCTCAGGGAGCTGGACATGGGCCTTGAAAACCGCCTTGGCGACAATGTTGAATTATTTTCAGGCGGGCAGCGCCAGGCCCTGACCCTGCTTATGACGGTCATGTCAAAACCCAGCCTGCTCCTCCTTGACGAGCATACGGCTGCCCTTGATCCCAGGAACGCAGAAATAGTGATGAACCTTACCCGCCGTTTTGCCTCGGAGTACAAATTAACCGTAATTATGATCACCCATAACATGGCCCAGGCCCTGGAATACGGCAACCGCCTCCTCATGATGGATTCGGGCGAAATTATCCTCGACCTTGGGGAAGCTGAGAAATCGAAACTCACCACCGCAGACATAGTGCAGCGTTTCAGGGATATCAAAAAGCAGGAGCTTTCCAACGATGAGCTGCTTTTGAGCGACGCGTAG
- a CDS encoding ABC transporter permease, with protein MLEGILTEGFIYGIMVLGVFITFRVLNFADMTVDGSFPLGACILGVLLSRGLPFSVALFTAFAGGMAAGLVTALIHTRLKIPDLLSGILTMTMLYSINLRVMSNRANLSLIKVPTLFSRIISWASAFMPGEWAIVIFCLLTIVIIKIALDLFFRTDFGLCVGALGDNPQLIISQGMNPDVIKIVGICLANGLMGIAGAYAAMYQGFSDINFGSGMIVSGLASLMIGEFLLRSNRIGILTLRAILGSVLYRALMFFARNYGYYIHMTANDLKLITGILIIVCIMLSRAGYAKGGRSGWGIK; from the coding sequence ATGCTTGAAGGGATATTAACCGAAGGGTTCATTTACGGCATCATGGTATTGGGGGTGTTCATCACCTTCAGGGTGCTGAATTTCGCCGACATGACTGTAGACGGATCCTTCCCTCTGGGGGCCTGCATCCTTGGGGTGCTGCTTTCCAGGGGGCTTCCCTTTTCAGTTGCACTGTTCACGGCCTTCGCAGGCGGAATGGCGGCGGGGCTTGTAACCGCACTTATACACACGCGGCTCAAAATCCCCGACCTCCTCTCGGGGATACTCACCATGACCATGCTTTATTCCATTAATCTGCGGGTCATGAGCAACAGGGCGAATCTTTCGCTCATCAAAGTGCCCACCCTCTTTTCGAGGATAATAAGTTGGGCAAGCGCTTTTATGCCCGGTGAGTGGGCAATAGTCATTTTCTGTTTGCTCACGATTGTTATAATCAAAATCGCGCTGGATCTGTTTTTCCGCACCGACTTCGGTCTTTGCGTGGGCGCTTTGGGCGACAATCCCCAGCTTATCATTTCGCAGGGCATGAACCCCGATGTGATTAAAATTGTGGGCATTTGTCTTGCAAACGGGCTCATGGGCATAGCGGGCGCCTACGCTGCCATGTATCAGGGCTTTTCGGATATTAACTTCGGAAGCGGCATGATAGTGTCGGGCCTTGCTTCCCTCATGATAGGGGAATTCCTCCTTCGTTCAAATCGCATCGGCATACTCACCCTGCGGGCCATTCTCGGGTCGGTGCTGTACCGGGCGCTCATGTTTTTTGCCCGCAACTACGGCTACTATATCCACATGACCGCCAACGATCTCAAACTCATCACGGGCATTCTCATCATCGTGTGCATCATGCTTTCGAGGGCGGGCTATGCAAAGGGCGGGCGATCGGGCTGGGGTATCAAATGA
- a CDS encoding ABC transporter substrate-binding protein, which translates to MKRKILVAALCCAAIAQAFAGGGQSQSPAQAGTKQVRVGISKIMAHPALDACEQGIQDQLKARGFNAVFDLQSANGDMSTAAQIANKFKSDKVDVAVGIATPTAVALANAIKDVPVVFSAVTDPVSAGLVSSLAHGDGNVTGMSDAIPTADHIAMFKEIAGIKTLGYIYTGSEANSLAALELVEAACKQNGIALVPQAINTSADIRQAAQAIVNRVDGIYMTTDNTVFSAVAAIIQVFGDAKKSIFAGDVTGVKDGGCLIASGFNYYKAGIATGNIVADLLEGKKAADIPVKFLTEPSESDLMFDLDNAKKLGITIPQKYLSQANLIFENGKLTEK; encoded by the coding sequence ATGAAGAGGAAAATTCTCGTTGCAGCGTTGTGTTGCGCCGCCATAGCCCAGGCGTTTGCCGGCGGCGGGCAGTCCCAGTCCCCGGCGCAAGCAGGAACCAAACAGGTTCGTGTCGGCATTTCCAAGATCATGGCCCATCCGGCCCTGGACGCCTGCGAGCAGGGCATTCAGGATCAGCTCAAGGCCAGGGGCTTTAACGCCGTGTTTGACCTTCAGAGCGCCAATGGCGACATGAGCACTGCGGCCCAGATCGCCAACAAGTTCAAGAGCGACAAGGTCGATGTGGCGGTGGGCATTGCTACCCCCACAGCGGTTGCTTTGGCCAACGCCATCAAGGATGTGCCGGTGGTGTTTTCGGCGGTGACAGACCCGGTGAGCGCGGGCCTTGTTTCTTCCCTGGCCCATGGCGACGGGAATGTTACCGGCATGAGCGACGCAATTCCCACTGCGGATCATATCGCCATGTTCAAGGAGATTGCAGGTATCAAGACCCTGGGTTATATCTACACCGGTTCAGAGGCCAATTCACTTGCGGCTCTTGAGCTGGTCGAAGCGGCCTGCAAGCAGAATGGCATTGCCCTGGTTCCCCAGGCCATTAACACTTCCGCTGATATTCGCCAGGCTGCCCAGGCTATTGTGAACCGCGTGGACGGTATCTACATGACCACTGACAACACCGTGTTCTCCGCTGTGGCTGCCATCATTCAGGTTTTTGGGGATGCCAAAAAGTCTATCTTCGCCGGTGATGTTACCGGAGTTAAAGACGGCGGCTGTCTCATAGCTTCGGGTTTCAACTACTACAAAGCCGGTATCGCTACCGGCAACATTGTGGCTGATCTTCTCGAAGGCAAGAAGGCTGCGGATATCCCCGTGAAGTTCCTCACCGAACCTTCAGAGTCGGATCTCATGTTTGATCTGGACAACGCAAAGAAGCTGGGCATCACCATTCCCCAGAAGTATCTTTCCCAGGCCAATCTGATTTTCGAAAATGGCAAGCTTACTGAAAAGTAA